The following are encoded together in the Equus quagga isolate Etosha38 chromosome 1, UCLA_HA_Equagga_1.0, whole genome shotgun sequence genome:
- the LLPH gene encoding protein LLP homolog isoform X1 — translation MAKSLRSKWKRKMRAEKRKKNAPKELSRLKSILKVDSDVLMKDVQEIATVVVPKECQEKTQCVVNDEKDDMKMETEIKRNKKSLLDQHGQYPIWMNPRQRKRLKAKRQKQRGRSKAKAAKGLAW, via the exons ATGGCTAAAAGCTTGCGGAGTAAGTGGAAAAGGAAGATGCGtgctgaaaagaggaaaaagaatgccCCGAAGGAGCTCAGCCGACTTAAAAGTATTCTTAAAGTAGATAGTGATGTTTTAATGAAAGATGTTCAGGAGATAGCTACTGTGGTGGTACCCAAAGAATGTCAAGAGAAAACCCAGTGTGTGGTGAACGATGAAAAAG aTGACATGAAAATGGAGACTGAaattaagagaaacaaaaagagtcTTCTAGACCAGCACGGACAGTACCCCATTTGGATGAACCCGCGGCAGAGAAAACGGCTGAAGGCAAAGCGACAGAAACAGAGGGGGAGAAGCAAAGCGAAGGCcgccaaggggctggcctggtag
- the LLPH gene encoding protein LLP homolog isoform X2, translating into MKKGTSVISCPGQCLAALIFGVFHELPGDGTEDDMKMETEIKRNKKSLLDQHGQYPIWMNPRQRKRLKAKRQKQRGRSKAKAAKGLAW; encoded by the exons ATGAAAAAG GGGACTTCTGTCATCTCCTGCCCGGGGCAATGTCTGGCTGCCCTCATTTTTGGAGTATTTCACGAGCTACCTGGGGATGGAACTGAGG aTGACATGAAAATGGAGACTGAaattaagagaaacaaaaagagtcTTCTAGACCAGCACGGACAGTACCCCATTTGGATGAACCCGCGGCAGAGAAAACGGCTGAAGGCAAAGCGACAGAAACAGAGGGGGAGAAGCAAAGCGAAGGCcgccaaggggctggcctggtag